TCGGAGACCTGCGGCTCGCCGGCGGCGAACTCGTCGCGGCCGCGACGGCCACGGCGGTCGCGGTAGCGCCCGCGACGGCCGCGACGGCCGCCCTCGAAGTCGTCGTCGTCCTGCGGGCCGGCCGGCTGGCTGCCCTGCGGGCCCTGGGCCTGGCCCTGGCCCTGCTGGCCGCCCTGACGCTGGCGCTGGCCGCCCTGGCCGCCGCCCTGCTGCTCGTCGCCCTTGCCGCGGTCACGGCGGTCACGCTGACGGTCGCGGCGGTCACCGCGCTCGCCCCGCTCGCCGCGGTCACGACGGCCACGGCCCTCGGCGGCGTCGACGGCGGCCTCGGCCTTGGCGTCGCCCTGCGTCTCGGTCCTGGCCTCGGCGCGGGCCTCGGTCTTGACGACCTGCGCGGCCTCTGCCTTGGCCTCGCCCTCCGGCGAACCGGCGGGGGCGGTGGCGCGACGGCGGCGGCGCTCGCCGGCCGGGGCGTCATCGGAGGCCGGCTGACCCGGGATCTCGATCTGCTGCTGGGCGACCGGCTCGGCCTTCTCGACCTTCGGCGCGGCCTCGGCCTCGCTCGTACGGGCCTTGGCGGCGGTGCGGCGCTTCGGCTTGGTCTCGGCGGCGTCGGCCGACTTGGCGGGGGCGGCGGAGCCGCCACCGGCCTGCGCCTCCTTGATGACCTCGATCAGCTGGCTCTTGCGCATCCGCGCGGTGCCCCTGATGCCGAGGCCGGACGCGACCTGCTGCAGCTCGGCCAGGACCATGCCCTCGAGGCCGGTGCCGGAGCGGCGGCGCCGTGCGGTGGTGCCGGAGGCAGCACCTGCGGCGGGCGCGGAGGCGTCGACACTGTTGTCGGCAGTCACGCCCATCAGATCGGTGGTGTCGCTCACGAAGGGTCCTTCCCTGGAGCGGACGTCGGCCATCTGGCTCGGCGACCGGTTGTGCTGTCCGGCAGCGGTCCTGCTTGGTGGACCGTGTCGGGGCGGTGGTCCCGCCGGGTACGGCGGAAGAGAGAAAACGTGCTGTGGGTCCGGCCCGAGCGCCCCCTGCTCGGCCCTCGAACAAGAAAAGCGAGGGGTGTCGTGCCGGTTCCGGAGCGTGCTCGAATCTGCTCAGGCAGGCTGCTCAGGCAGTGGAGGAGGCTCCCGGAAGAATTGGCGGTCCCTGATGGGGACACTCAGCACCGCGCCACAAAGACGTCGGGTGCAGACTTGAGGTTAACACTACCGGCTCCAACAAACATTCCCCCTCTCCGTCACCGGCGATCTCGTGTCCGTGCGGCCCCGGCTCAGGAGCCGCACGGGCTGCCCGTCAGGGCGCGAGCGGCAGGACGCTCGCTCCGGGCGCATCGAGGTCGAGCCGGTTCGCGGCCCACCCCTCGCCCGCGAGCAGCGCGACCTTGTCGGCCGTTCCGTGGTCGGCCAGCGCGAGGACCGTGGGGCCCGCGCCGGAGATGACCGCGGGCACACCGTCCGCCCGCAGCCGGTTCACGAGGGCGATGCTCTCGGGCATCGCGGGGGCCCGGTACTCCTGGTGCAGCCGGTCCTCGGTGGCCGCGAGCAGCAGCTCGGGGCGGCGGGTCAGGGCCTCGACGAGGAGGGCGGCGCGGCCGGCGTTGGCGGCGGCGTCCACGTGCGGGACGGTGCGCGGGAGCAGGCCGCGGGCGGTCTCGGTGAGCACGGGCTTTCCGGGGACGAAAACCACCGGAACGATGGAATCGGAGGGTTCCATCCTGATCGCCCGCGCGGCACCGCCCTCGGTCCAGGCGAGCGTGAAGCCGCCGAGCAGGCAGGCCGCGACGTTGTCGGGGTGCCCCTCGATCTCGGTGGCCAGTTCGAGCAGCGCGGCCTCGTCGAGGCGGGCGTCGCCGCCTATGGTCACGGCGCGGGCGGCGACGATGCCGGCGCAGATGGCGGCGGAGGAGGAGCCGAGGCCGCGGCCGTGCGGGATGCGGTTGGCGCAGACGACCTCGAGGCCGCGGGGCTGCCCGCCGAGCAGGTCGAAGGCGGTGCGCATCGAGCGTACGAGGAGGTGGCTCTCGTCGCGCGGAAGGGTGTCGGTGCCCTCTCCGGCGATGTCGACGTGCAGCCCGGAGTCGGCGACCCGGACGACGACGTCGTCGTAGAGCCCCAGCGACAGGCCGAAGGCGTCGAAGCCCGGACCCAGATTGGCGCTGGTGGCGGGGACGCGCACCCGTACGGCGGCGGCGCGGAACGCGGGACCGGCCATCGCTCGTTGACTCTCCTTGACTTGCGGGGATCGCGGGGGATCGCTCGGGGGGATGTACTGCGAGGTGACTGCGGGGGTGACGGCGGAAGTGCGGAGAACCCGGGGGCCGCTCGTGCCTCGGGGGCGACAACGGCAACGACACCGCGCATATGCAACGGGGCGGGTTCGGTACAGCCTATCGAAGGAAGGTTCTGTGGCGACATAGGGCGCACAGGAGGCGCACGATGCGTGTCGCGCGCCAACCTGTGCGCCTATGTAGGTTCCTGATCGGGTTTGACCCTTGATCAGGAACCGTACGGCATCCGAGGTCAGGCGAGTCCGAGCCGCTCGGCGGCGGCCGCGGCGTCCACCGGGACCGTGACGGGCTGCGGAGCGCCCGCGACGGCCCAGTCGGGGTCCTTGAGGCCGTTGCCGGTGACCGTGCAGACGATGGTCTGGCCCGGGTCGACCTTGCCCTGCGAGGCGGCCTTCAGCAGGCCGGCCACCGAGGCGGCCGAGGCGGGCTCGACGAAGACGCCCTCCTGAGCGGCCAACAGGCGGTAGGCCTGCAGGATCTCACGGTCCGTCACCTCGTCGATGAAGCCGCCCGACTCGTCGCGCGCGGCGATCGCGTAGTCCCAGGAGGCCGGGTTGCCGATGCGGATCGCGGTGGCGATGGTCGACGGGTCCTTGACGACCTCGCCGCGCACGAGCGGCGCGGAGCCGGAGGCCTGGAAGCCCCACATGCGCGGGGTGCGGCCGGCGATGCCGTCGGCGGCGTACTCCTTGTACCCCTTCCAGTACGCCGTGATGTTGCCGGCGTTGCCCACGGGCAGCACGTGGATGTCGGGGGCCTCGCCCAGCATGTCCACGATCTCGAAGGCGGCGGTCTTCTGGCCCTCGATGCGGACCGGGTTCACCGAATTGACCAGCGCCACCGGGTAGTTCTCGGAGAGGCTGCGGGCCAGGGTGAGGCAGTCGTCGAAGTTGCCGTCGACCTGGAGGATCTTGGCGCCGTGGACGAGCGCCTGGCCCATCTTGCCGAGGGCGATCTTGCCCTGCGGCACGAGCACGGCGGACACCATGCCCGCGCGCACCGCGTAGGCGGCGGCGGAGGCGGAGGTGTTGCCGGTGGACGCGCAGATGACGGCCTGCGCGCCCTCCTCCTTGGCCTTGCTGATGGCCATGGTCATGCCCCGGTCCTTGAAGGAGCCGGTGGGGTTGGCGCCCTCGACCTTGAGGTGCACCTCGCAGCCCGTGCGCTCGGAGAGCACCTGAGCGGGGACGAGCGGCGTGCCGCCCTCACGGAGCGTGACGACCGGCGTCGTGTCCGTGACCGGAAGGCGGTCCCGGTACTCCTCGATGATGCCGCGCCACTGGTGGGTGCCCTTGGTGGTCATGGGTCCTTACTCCCCTTCAACACGCATGATGCTGGCGACACCGCGCACGGTGTCGAGCTTGCGCAGCGCCTCGACGGTCCCGGAGAGGGCGGCGTCGGGCGCGCGGTGGGTGACGACGACGAGGGAGGCCTCGCCGTCCTTGCCCGTCTGGCGGACGGTGTCGATCGACACGCCGTGCTCGGCGAAGACCGTCGCGACCTGGGCGAGGACGCCCGGCTTGTCGGCCACGTCGAGACTGATGTGGTACCGCGTCACCACGTCGCCCATGGGGCTCACGGGCAGCTGGGTGTACGCGGACTCGCCGGGGCCGTTGGCCCCGTTGAGCTTGTTGCGGCACACGGCGACGAGGTCGCCGAGGACGGCCGACGCGGTCGGCGAGCCGCCGGCCCCGGGGCCGTAGAACATGAGCCGCCCGGCGGCCTCCGCCTCGACGAAGACGGCGTTGTACGCCTCGCGGACGGAGGCGAGCGGGTGGCTGAGCGGGATCATCGCGGGGTGCACGCGCGCGGTGACGGAACCGCCGTCGGCGGCCCGCTCGCAGATGGCGAGCAGCTTGATGGTGCAGCCCATCTGCTTGGCCGAGGCGAAGTCGGCCGCGGTGACCTCGGTCATGCCCTCGCGGTAGACGTCGTCGAGGCGCACCCGGGTGTGGAAGGCGATCCCGGCGAGGATGGCGGCCTTGGCGGCCGCGTCGAAGCCCTCGACGTCGGCGGTCGGGTCGGCCTCGGCGTACCCGAGCGCGGTGGCCTCGTCCAGGGCCTCGGAGTAGCCGGCCCCGGAGGTGTCCATCTTGTCGAGGATGAAGTTGGTCGTCCCGTTGACGATGCCCATCACGCGGTTGATCTTGTCGCCGGCGAGCGACTCGCGCAGCGGCCGGATCAGCGGGATGGCGCCGGCCACGGCGGCCTCGTAGTACAGGTCCTCGCCGTGCTGATCGGCGGCGGCGTAGAGGGCCGCGCCGTCCTGGGCGAGGAGCGCCTTGTTGGCGGAGACGACGGAGGCGCCGTGCTCGAAGGCGGTGGTGATGAGGGTGCGGGCCGGCTCGATCCCGCCGATGACCTCGACGACGACGTCGATGTCCCCGCGTTTGACCAGGGCGGTGGCGTCGGTGGTGATCAGCTCGGCGGGGACTCCCCCGCGCACCTTGTCAGGTCGACGGACCGCCACGCCGGCGAGCTCGACCGGAGCGCCGATGCGCGCGGCGAGGTCGTCGGCGTGCGTCGTCATGATGCGCGCCACCTCTGAGCCGACCACTCCACAGCCCAGCAGCGCCACCTTCAGCGGACGCGTACGCATCATCCGACCTCGTTTCTCGGTACTTCTCGATCTACGTATCTCTACGGTTTCCTACGGTGGGAACCAGTCTCACTCACCGGACGGGCGATTCCGCCCTCGGTCCGGATCGTGAGACATCGATTCCATCACCCGACTATTTCATCACCCGACGTCGAGACGCAGGAGATCTTCCTCCGTCTCGCGCCGCACGATGACCCGCGCCTCGCCGTCCCGCACCGCGACGACGGGCGGGCGGAGCGCGTGGTTGTAGTTGCTCGCCATGGAGCGGCAGTACGCCCCGGTGGCCGGCACGGCGAGCAGGTCGCCGGGGGCCACGTCGGCGGGCAGGAAGGCGTCGCGCACGACGATGTCACCGCTCTCGCAGTGCTTGCCGACCACGCGTACGAGCATGGGCTCGGCGTCACTCGTGCGCGAGACCAGCGCGACGCTGTACTCGGCGTCGTACAGCGCGGTGCGGATGTTGTCCGACATGCCGCCGTCGACGGAGACGTACGTCCGCAGCCCCTCCAGCGGCTTGACCGTGCCGACCTCGTAGAGGGTGAAGGCGGTGGGCCCGACGATGGCGCGCCCCGGCTCGACGGAGATCCGCGGGGTGGCGAGCCCGGCGGCCTCGCACTCGCGCGTGACGATCTCGGAGAGCGCCTTGGCGATGTCGTGCGGCTCCCGCGGGTCGTCGTCCGAGGTGTAGGCGATCCCGAGCCCGCCGCCGAGGTCGATCTCGGGCAGCTCGACCCCGTGCTCGTCCCGCACGTCGGCGAGCAGCTGCACGACGCGCCGCGCGGACACCTCGAAGCCGGCCATGTCGAAGATCTGCGAGCCGATGTGCGAGTGGATCCCGATGAGCTCCAGCCCGTCGAGCGAGAGCGCCCGCCGCACGGCCTCCGCGGCCTGCCCGCCGGCCAGCGCGATGCCGAACTTCTGGTCCTCGTGGGCGGTGGCGATGAACTCGTGCGTGTGCGCCTCGACGCCGACGGTCACCCGGATCTGCACCCGCTGGCGCTTGCCGAGCGACTGCG
The DNA window shown above is from Streptomyces showdoensis and carries:
- the thrC gene encoding threonine synthase produces the protein MTTKGTHQWRGIIEEYRDRLPVTDTTPVVTLREGGTPLVPAQVLSERTGCEVHLKVEGANPTGSFKDRGMTMAISKAKEEGAQAVICASTGNTSASAAAYAVRAGMVSAVLVPQGKIALGKMGQALVHGAKILQVDGNFDDCLTLARSLSENYPVALVNSVNPVRIEGQKTAAFEIVDMLGEAPDIHVLPVGNAGNITAYWKGYKEYAADGIAGRTPRMWGFQASGSAPLVRGEVVKDPSTIATAIRIGNPASWDYAIAARDESGGFIDEVTDREILQAYRLLAAQEGVFVEPASAASVAGLLKAASQGKVDPGQTIVCTVTGNGLKDPDWAVAGAPQPVTVPVDAAAAAERLGLA
- the lysA gene encoding diaminopimelate decarboxylase, with translation MSRSAHPAGPRHADVLPEGHYSAPPADLNQLDPKVWARTVGRDERGVVTVGGIGVDALQREFGTPAYFLDEDDFRARCRAWADAFGKDADVFYAGKAFLSRAVVRWLKEEGLNLDVCSGGELSTALSAGMPAERIAFHGNNKSEEEIRRAVEVGVGRIVLDSFQEIVRVAHVAQSLGKRQRVQIRVTVGVEAHTHEFIATAHEDQKFGIALAGGQAAEAVRRALSLDGLELIGIHSHIGSQIFDMAGFEVSARRVVQLLADVRDEHGVELPEIDLGGGLGIAYTSDDDPREPHDIAKALSEIVTRECEAAGLATPRISVEPGRAIVGPTAFTLYEVGTVKPLEGLRTYVSVDGGMSDNIRTALYDAEYSVALVSRTSDAEPMLVRVVGKHCESGDIVVRDAFLPADVAPGDLLAVPATGAYCRSMASNYNHALRPPVVAVRDGEARVIVRRETEEDLLRLDVG
- the thrB gene encoding homoserine kinase yields the protein MAGPAFRAAAVRVRVPATSANLGPGFDAFGLSLGLYDDVVVRVADSGLHVDIAGEGTDTLPRDESHLLVRSMRTAFDLLGGQPRGLEVVCANRIPHGRGLGSSSAAICAGIVAARAVTIGGDARLDEAALLELATEIEGHPDNVAACLLGGFTLAWTEGGAARAIRMEPSDSIVPVVFVPGKPVLTETARGLLPRTVPHVDAAANAGRAALLVEALTRRPELLLAATEDRLHQEYRAPAMPESIALVNRLRADGVPAVISGAGPTVLALADHGTADKVALLAGEGWAANRLDLDAPGASVLPLAP
- a CDS encoding homoserine dehydrogenase; translated protein: MMRTRPLKVALLGCGVVGSEVARIMTTHADDLAARIGAPVELAGVAVRRPDKVRGGVPAELITTDATALVKRGDIDVVVEVIGGIEPARTLITTAFEHGASVVSANKALLAQDGAALYAAADQHGEDLYYEAAVAGAIPLIRPLRESLAGDKINRVMGIVNGTTNFILDKMDTSGAGYSEALDEATALGYAEADPTADVEGFDAAAKAAILAGIAFHTRVRLDDVYREGMTEVTAADFASAKQMGCTIKLLAICERAADGGSVTARVHPAMIPLSHPLASVREAYNAVFVEAEAAGRLMFYGPGAGGSPTASAVLGDLVAVCRNKLNGANGPGESAYTQLPVSPMGDVVTRYHISLDVADKPGVLAQVATVFAEHGVSIDTVRQTGKDGEASLVVVTHRAPDAALSGTVEALRKLDTVRGVASIMRVEGE